A genomic window from Lotus japonicus ecotype B-129 chromosome 1, LjGifu_v1.2 includes:
- the LOC130748882 gene encoding uncharacterized protein LOC130748882, translated as MLSQFGQDKDQVAYAFSTIGFLLWGIWKARNRAVFTNTLVEPMQVIITAHIAQHEYHQAFIARRNRGTIPDVGRRHNAHWKRPPKGFIKCNMDAAFQNLNFKASGSIILRDEEGYLLTGHTRSFPARSPLMAEALIMRDALVFAQSMGCSNIIFESDSLLVQVCRGLKEQGEIKNIVQDIRVMRQVFEASGFSWTPREGNEVAHLVAKLSRDNRIHNTWAWNPPHAVLVALNKDKYLSLAAPQWTFPLLQPLSRPPPRPGEG; from the coding sequence ATGCTTTCTCAATTTGGTCAAGACAAGGATCAAGTGGCCTATGCTTTCTCCACTATTGGGTTTTTGCTATGGGGCATTTGGAAAGCTCGTAACAGGGCTGTGTTTACTAATACCCTCGTGGAGCCCATGCAAGTCATCATCACAGCTCACATTGCTCAACATGAATACCATCAAGCTTTTATTGCTAGAAGGAACCGTGGTACAATACCAGATGTGGGAAGAAGACACAACGCTCATTGGAAACGACCACCTAAGGGGTTTATCAAATGTAATATGGATGCTGCTTTTCAGAACTTAAACTTCAAAGCCTCAGGAAGTATTATCTTAAGGGATGAAGAAGGTTACCTTTTGACTGGCCATACTAGAAGCTTCCCTGCTAGATCACCACTAATGGCGGAGGCGTTGATCATGCGTGATGCTTTAGTTTTTGCACAAAGTATGGGATGCTCAAATATCATCTTTGAATCTGACTCTCTCCTTGTTCAAGTCTGCAGAGGATTAAAAGAACAAGGTGAGATTAAGAACATTGTACAAGACATCAGAGTTATGAGACAAGTCTTTGAAGCTTCCGGATTCTCCTGGACCCCGCGGGAAGGCAATGAAGTGGCACACTTAGTTGCTAAGTTGAGCAGAGATAATAGGATCCACAACACCTGGGCTTGGAATCCTCCCCACGCAGTGCTAGTTGCTTTGAACAAGGACAAATATCTTTCCTTGGCTGCCCCTCAATGGACCTTCCCCCTGCTCCAACCTCTATCCCGCCCTCCTCCCAGGCCTGGAGAGGGATAA